The DNA region TATGAGGGAAAGGAAATGGGTTTGGTTGTTGATTACATTGGTATCAAGAGTAGTATGAACCTTGCCTTAAAAAAATATGGTGTCGTTCAAGAGGAAAATTTCAATGGGATTGAAAAAGCTGTAAACATTGTAAAAGACCAATTAGATTTATTGACCAGACTTTTTCATGGTTTTGACAATCGATTATATTTTGAAGGAACCCCATTACAGCAATTACAGTGTCTAAATTTAGCAGTTGAGTTTGCACAGCAGACTGATGACAGGCAAAAGCGGTTTATGGATAATGCTAAAAAATTGCGTTCAGCATTTAATCTATCTTGCAGTAGTGAAGAAATTAGTCAGACAGAAAGAGATTATATTCATTACTATTCTGCTATTAAATCAATCATTCATAAAATAAGCACTGGTGAAGCACCTGATACATCACAAATGAATGAGCATGTACGCAAGCTTATACAAGAAGCATTAATAAGTGACGGCATTGAAGAAATCATTAAAATAGATGATAGCGACCCTAAAAATAGTTTAAACATATTCAGTGATGAATATCTAGCAAAGATTGAGAAAATCAAATTACCAAATATAAAAATTAAACTGCTTCAAAAGTTATTATCCAAGGCAATTGATGAGTTTAAGAAAACTAACAGAATTCAAGGAGTTGACTTTTCAAAGCGGTTAAAAAATCTAGTAGACCTTTATAACGAACGTAAGGATTTTCAAGCATTCCAAAGTGATGTACTTGATGATGTAGCTGATAAATTTGCAGATTTATTCAATGACCTAGTAAAAGAACGCAATTCTTTTGTTGAGTTAGGAATTGATTTTGAAGAAAAATCATTCTACGATATCTTAAAAGCCATCGCAGAAAAGTATCAATTTGAATATCCACATGATAAACTAATCGTACTTTCTAAGGCTGTAAAACAAATCGTGGATGACAAAACAAAATATACAGATTGGGCACAAAAGGAAGATATCAAAGCAGAATTAAAAGTGGATCTTATTTTGACTCTTGCCGAACATGGCTATCCACCAGTGCCAAAGGATGAAGTGTTTAAGGAAATTTTTGAACAAGCTGAGAATTTTAAGAAATATAATTAAACTCATAATTTAAATTATTTATTTTTACAAATGAAATTTCATAAATCTACTTAGAAATCCAGATCATGGAACTCATTGACAACGCTTTTAAACAACTTGAAAAGGTTATTGAAGAAATAAAAACCTATGACAATAGCATTTTTAGCGAACAAGATAGTCGAATTAAAATAATAGATCGTATACTTATAGAAGTACTAGGGTATAGATTTGAAGATATATTAACGGAAGCTAGAGCTGGTATCGGCTTTCTGGACTATAAAATTATCATTGATAATTTACCTAAATTAGCAATTGAAGCTAAAAAGGATGGATTAGATTTTAATATTGACCAGTCATATAGTGGAAGAGCCTTTAATTTAAATGGCCCAGTTTTTAAAGACAAAACTGTTCAAGAAGGATTAGACCAATCTATATACTATTCAGCACACAATGGAATTGAGTTATCATGTTTGACTAATGGAAGAACATGGATTGTTTTTAGATCTAATCGTTTAGGTGATGGAAAACAGGTGCTTGATGGTAAGGGTTTTGTATTTAGCACTTTAGAAAGTGTTCAACATGAATTCAAGTTGTTTTATGAGTTATTGAGTCCTGAAGGAATAAGTGATTTGAGGTTTAGAGCACTTTTCCAAGAAGTGGAAGGTGCCGAAATAAGAAAAAAAGATTTTGCTAAGTCTATCAAAGATGAATATTCTCTTAAGGTCATCCCCAAAAAACAGCACGCTCTTGATTTTGATCGTGTCATGAACGAATTTTTTTCCAAACTGACTGGTGATTCAGATCCTGATTTATTAAAAGAGTGTTTTGTGGAAACAAAGGAAAGTAAAGTAGCAGATAAGGAGCTTTTAAGAATTTCTGAGGACTTAATTAGAAGGGTACATTCACTTGAAACTGAGCAAGCAGAGCTGTTAACAGAAATTATTGAAAAAGTCAGAACTACTAATCGACACGAATTTGTAATATTAATCGGAAGTAAGGGGGCGGGTAAGTCTACTTTCATACAAAGATTTTTTGAAAATGTTATTCAACAAGACTTGAGAGAACAATGTATCGTAATTAGAATTGATCTTGGATTAAGTGATGGCAATCTTTCAACTATTGTTGACTGGTTGAATACTACTTTGCTTGAGGAGTGTGAACGCGTCCTTTATAATGGGAAGCCTTCCTTTGAAGAAATTCAAGGAATGTTTTATTTTGAGTACGATAGATTGCGAACAGGAAATTGGAATAAATTGTATGAAAGAGATAAGGATCAGTTCAAAATAGATTTTGGAAAACATATAGAAGAACGAAGAGAAACTAGGCCGTCAGAATATATAAAGCGGATGATAGGCGATATAACTAAGTCTCGACTTAAAGTTCCGTGTTTAGTTTTTGATAATACAGACCACTACAGCATCGAATTTCAAGAAACTGTATTTCAATATGCTCGATCTATATATGAAAGGGAAATATGTTTAGTTATTGTTCCAATTACTGATAAAACAAGCTGGCAACTTTCACAACAAGGAGCGATTCAATCATTTGAAAATGAAGTGTTATACCTGCCGATGCCTAAACCAAAGAAAATAATCGAGAAGAGAATTGAATTTATACAAAAAAGAATTACTACAACCGGTATCGAAAAAGGAAGATATTTTCTTGACAGAGGAATAAAATTAGAAATATCAAATATTGGTGAATTTGTCAAATTCCTTCAAAGTATTTTTTTATCAGATGAATATGTAGCAAAATGGATTGGTCATTTCGCTAATTATGACATAAGAAGATGCCTTGAATTAACCAAAGATATAATTGCATCTCCGCATCTTTCTTTAGACGAATTGTTGAAAACGTATATTACAGGGCATAGCGAAGAAAACGATAGAAAATATGAAATTAAGCCCTACAAAATTAAAAATGCCTTAATAAAAAGGGTATATACTAGTTATCCGATTAACAACCATCCTTTTATTCAAAATTTATTCTATTTGACAGGAAATCTAAATACTTCTCCAATTCTCTCGTTAAGAGCTTTGCAAGTTTTAATGGATAGAAGGAATGAAAGATCTAAGGAAGATAATTATATCAAAGTAGACCAAATACTTGATTACTTCAATGCTATGGGAATTGATAGATCTATCACTTCGAAACATTTAGATTTACTTTTGAAAAAAGGTTTAATATACTCTTATGATCCGACTATCATTAATGTTAGCGATTCCAAGAAACTAGAGATATCTCCTTCGGGCATTGAACATTATAATTGGTGCTTACATGATAATGAATATCTTTTTGACATGATTGAGGTTACACCAATAACTGAACAATCTATTTTTCAAAATATTGAAAGCAATTATTATTCGCATAACAGAAAAAATGTAATGTTGACTTTTATTGATTATATTCAAACGGAAGATCAAACTTTCTGTCAGGTGCCTTCTCATATTGCTTACAATGGTCAAGATTATATATTAAAGCGATTAAACCAAAGAAGAAAGCAAATAAATGGATGGACTTAAATTAATTCAGATAGTTTAATTCACCTTAATTTATCCAATACCAAACTAATGCCAATGATAAGGTATCAAAAATAGCCATATTCCTATCCTCACTTGTCCAGAGATTGCGTGCTTTAGGCCGACGCGTTTCAAGCTGTTTAAATTCCGTCAATAGCCATTGAGAGATTTCAAATTTTGTACTTACGCCAAAATTTTCAAATACATCCCGGATTTGGTCGCGTGAAATTTGAGCCACTTGTCGGTGGTGCGATTCGGCAAATGCTGTTATTTTATTAATGAGATTCCTGATTCTATTTCCGGTTCTTGATGATTTTGCTTCTGGATTTAATAAGATTAAGACTGTCGGTTGAAAATAATTCATAGAGTCCTTTATTTTATTAAGGATACGAAAGTTGCAAATCGGATTAATTCTAACAACTCCATAATCTAAAAGCTGACGTGGGCCATTCATATAGACATAGCCAAAGCCATTGGCATTGGGATAAATTGCGTACACAATTTTTTGTTTTTCATTTTTTACATTCATTGGATTTTATCTTGTTAATCTTTTAATAGTTTCTTCAAGGAATTTAATTCTTTGGGTGCTCTTTAATGTTATTTGCTCTTTTTTTAATTCAGGTACCAGTTTGATTATCCTCTGTATAAGTTTTAATTTAATAATCTGAGATTCCTGCTCGAAGAAGGATTCAATCGGGACATTAAACAGGTGATGATATAAAAGTAAAAGTTCAATACTAGGTGTTCTTTGTCCTTTCTCATATCTGGATATGTTAGAGTAATCTGGTAGATCCAATATGAAAGCGATATCTTCCTGGATTAAACCTGATCTTTTTCTATAAACTTTTAAATAATTTGGTGGTGAGGACATAAATTAAAATGGGCACCAGGTATGATTTCCCTGATGCCCTAAGTTTATTCCTTTAATGTTATCAATCGTAGACGGTAGAAATTGCCAATTTGTCAATTTTTTCGCCCGAGATCCACGCTTTGTTTTAAATCTATACTTCAAAGAGTATCCGGTTAAGCCAAAATGGTATAACAGGAGCTTCCGCACCCGTCGGAACCCAGATTCTGCGAATATTGAAGGTGATCGCAGATTGCAATCCAACGGTGCAAAGGCACCGTTGCCAATGATTTTAAATCCGATTACACAATTCATAATCGAAGTTAGAGAGGATGTATCTGAAGTCCCGATGTTAAACCATACAGTCCTTCTTGATACTCTTATTTTATCATAGTCAATTGCATATTGTCAAGTCGCAGTTTCCCTATATTTGCTTATTAATGCATTTTTCATTATTTGTGCTAATATAAAAAGTATGAGTCTAGGTAAACTTAAAAAGGTTGAATTAAGAGAAGGATGGAAACATGAAGCTATGGATTTCACCAAATGGTTAGCTCAAGAAGAAAACCTTTTATTATTGAGCAATGAGATTGGATTTGACATCAAGCTAATACAAACCGAAGCGAAAGTCGGTAGTTTTAATGTTGATATTCTTGGTGAAGAAGAAAATACTGGACATAAAATAATCATAGAAAATCAATTAGAAATAACAAACCACGATCATTTGGGTAAAATTATTACTTATGCTTCCGGTTATGATGCCCGAATTATTATTTGGGTTGTAAAAGATGTAAGAGAAGAACACCGACGTGCAATTGATTGGCTTAATGAAAATACGAATGAAGAGATTGGTTTTTATTTATTAAAAATTGAGTTGTGGCAAATTGCAGATTCACCACTCGCACCTAAGTTTGAGATTATCTCTAAGCCAAATGATTGGGCAAAAGCAGTAAAAAATTCTGTGGAAAGTACCGAGCTTACTGATACAAAGATTAAACAATTGCAATTCTGGGATGCATTTAAAAGCTATGCCCAACAAACAAACACAACTCTTCGTTTCCAAAAGAGCTATCCTCAACATTGGACTCACATCAGCATTGGAAGTAGTGATTGTCATATTTCACTTACAATAAATTCAAGGGAGAATCTATTTGGGGTTGAATTATATATTCCTGATAATAAAGACTTATATTCAAAGTTAAGTGGTGTAAAAAGCCAGATAGAAGCTGAGCTTAGTGAAAAGCTAGAGTGGATGGAACTTCCCGAAAAAAAGGCGAGCCGTATTAAAGTATCATATACCGGATATTTCGAACAAGAGAAAAATTGGGAAACCTACTTTTCATGGCTTCTGGGTGTTGCTGAGAAATTCAAATTAGTTTTTCCTAAATATTTTTAATTCTGCTATACTTGTCTGTATTAGTGGGTGGTGTATTAAAAGTTCGGAAACCCACACACTACGCCCGCCAGACCTTGTCAAGACGGTAGAAATTGTCAGTCTGGCAAGTTTGCAAACTTTATGGCATTTGATCAATTATCACAACAAAATAATACTGAAAAAATAAAAAGCGAAAAAATAATCCAAAAATTAGGGTTAAAGGCAGGTATGGAACTTTCGCTCCTCAAACAATCTCTGAGTAGTAATTCAGCTGTAAATGTTGGTTCTAAATTGGAAGGAAAATTAAAACGAGATGTTAGTATCGGCCTTCCTATTGAATTTGATAATAATACAAATACAAGCAATATAAAAAGCATTAGAGTAGAAAAAGGGAAATATCTAGTAGAAACAGCAACATCTATTTATGAAATTTTAAATTATATCCCTGAAAAAGAAGTCAACAACATCTTAAAATTTGACTCGTTTGAAACACAAAAAGGCTCTGTTTATAAGATTCTAGAAAATGGACAAGCTCAGAGAATTAAAAATATTTTGGATGATCCAAATTATATGGGTGAAGATAAGGGCGAGAAGAAAGAAAGAAAGAGAACCTTCAGACATAATGTTGTTTTATGACGAAAAGAAAGCCGGTAGTGGATGGCTTAACGATTTTAGCGCAACGGATGCAAAAAGTGATAAGACTGTTTCGCAGTCAATAGATATCGGGGTATATAAAAAGATTGATGAAAAAACTTACCAATTAGTCAGAAATAACACTGATTTAGATTCTTCATTTATATTTATAAGAGTAAGAAAGGACGACTCTTTTAAATTAAAGGAATCTCTTGACCTTCAAGAACTTAAGGATTTTCAAAAACGAACAATGATGGTTGAAAATAAGGGACTTGGCATTATAATTCCGAGTGAAGGAGGTAATATTACCAATATACCAGCAATAGGCTTAAACACTGTTGATTATAGGTATGGTAGTAATGGAAAAATTTCAAGTATGCATACAGGAAATAAAGTAGTTTCGTTAAAAGAAAGAATTTAAAAAGTATCTTGAAAATCATAAAGACATTAAATAGCAAAACCCCTAAGTTCTGTTATACTTATCTTTACTAGCGAATGGAGCATAATAAGTTCGGAAACCCACACACTAGACCCGCATAATGTGTGTTCGCTTCTTTCAAGAAGCTTAAATCCATTTTTGGCTTTGTATGTAAGGGTATCATCAAATAAATTGAGTTCGGAAAAGACTTTTTGCATGAGTTCTTCTTTTTCAAACGGAAGTGCATAATAATAATATAAATAAGCATCTTTTAAGAGTTCGGAAAGAATCACAAGGTCTTTGACTACTTCATCAATCGCAATGTCGGATGCGTTTTCTTCATTATGCAAATTCTGGAGACGTTCCATTAACTTTGATTCTTCCTGAATGAAGCTTTCCGGAGTGTAAACTGTGCTTTTTAGTAATGGCAATCTGTTTTCTCGAAGGTAAGCAAGGTCTTCACGGACTTTACTCTTTTGGCGTTCAGTTTGCTCTAGGGACTTTTGTCGCTTAGATTCGAGGATTTTCAAATCGGTTTTTAAAAGCTTGTCAATTTCTTCAAGTTCTTGCTCAGAATAATATAGCTTACTCATAAGTTCACCTACCTTACCTTCAATGAATTTTGCATTAATACTTTTATTTGGATTAAGGCAATTCTTTTCACATCTTGCGCCGTAATAAGTTATGCCCTTTTGTACATAGGGTGTATAAATACGCTGACAACTTCCGCAACGAATCATGCCACGATATGGCAATTTGAGTTTTTCGGTATAATGAACACTGACTCGTTTTTTCGCTAAAATTGACTGAACGCGATTAAAAAGTTCTCTGCTTACAATTGGTTGATGACTATTGCTGAGACGTAATCCATTATCAGAATCCTTGTCATTAATCATTCCAATATAGAATGGATTACTAAGAATTCGATGAATTTGTTGATATGTCGGTATTCTGCAAATCGGTTCAAGTTTTATTTCTTCATCAGATAGCATTTCTGAAGAAGTTCTTCTCCGCCTTGAAGGAGACATTGTGAGTCCTTGTTCTTTAGCCCATTCTGTTAAATCATGAAGACTCCATGTGCCTTCAGAATATTTTTCAAACATTGCTTTAATTACTGGAGCTTTAATTGGATCAATTGGTTTATGTTCCGCTTTCCCTACATTTAAATATCCAACCGGAGCACGGTAGGTACAAATTCCTTCTTGACGGAGCTTTTTATTTTGATTTGAAACTTTCTCACTTATTACTCTGGAATAATGCTGAGCAAACATTGAATCCACATCCATGTGAAGCTCTCCGGCACTGCTATCAGAATCATATTGAGCTTGCACAAATCGAATATCAACTCCTTGTTTCATTAATTTACGCAAAACACTATCATCATTTTTATTCCGACTTGCTCTATCCCAACACAGGAAAATAACTCCTTTAAAATATCCTTCCTTCAAGTATTTTATCAATCTCAAGAATTTTGGTCTTTCAATCTTATATGTGACATTTCCAGACGCATCAATTTCAAAATCCTCATCCTCTTTAAATCCAGTATGGCTCTCTCTTATGATACCGCCCTTGCAAAAGTTATCAATATCCACAGAAGCTATTGAAAGATGATTTGTCTTAGCAAATGGAATTGCTTCACTTACTTGGTATGCTAAAGAATTTTTTTGATTATCAACATCATCCGTACTTTTACGATTGTAGCTCAAGTAGTGATTTTTATATGGTTTTTCGATTTCCGTTGTTTTCATTGGCATTATTATATTATACTACATTTTTATCCGATAGTTGCCTTTTTAACTCCTCAATAGAATATCCTTCAGAAACAAGTCTATTTCGTATTTTTTGTAGAAGAGAACAAAGGCCGGAAATATTTTCCAATTCCACATCTGAAAAAATTGTTTCATTTTTGGGATTGAGTTCCATGGCTTTAAATCTTTTCATTATTGGTAATCCTCCTAATCAAAGAATTAAAATATGCTCCACGATTTTTAATTGCGGTCTTTAATTCGTGTTCTTTGAAAACACGCCATACTTTTTCTAGAGTATCTCTGCCATAGTTGTTAAAAGTAGATAAAATGAAATTTATATGTCTTTCATTAAGGCTGGAGGCAATATTTAAGCAAAGTTGTTCATCAAGATTTCGAGGTTCGAAATCCGATAACTTCGTTCTTGGCTTAATTGAAATCGATATATCATTTTCTTTATCATTATCGATATCAGAAGTTCTGCCATCAGTATTGACTGAAAAAGCTAAAGCAACAGATTTTATCTTGCTTTTTAGTTCAATAAAGTTCTGACATTCACAACCAAAGCTCTGCTCATGTTCTGCTTCACTAATGACAGATTGCAAATCAGAAGTTCTGCTTTCATCTGTTTCAAAGAATCTATCGATGGAATTAATTTGCCCTGTAGGTAAAATGAATTCACCAAAACGAACTTCAAAAGAACCTCTGCTTCCGGTTCTTCTCTTATAGTACAGACACTTCTTCTGCTTCAAAGCTAGAAGTATTTTATTGATAGAATTTTCAGACTTCCTTCCTTTATAAAGATCTGTTGAAATGTCTATCAAACTTGTAATGGTAATCCCATAAGGATTAGCATTAAGCCGGAGCCAGTTATATACCTGCATTTCACTAAGAGTAATTACTCCATTGCGAAAATCCGAAGATATTTTTCTTGGAAATGGTATCCAGTTTGAAAGTTTCTTTTCTTCATTGCTCATTCAAATAATTTTAAGCAGGAGAGTAGTAATGACTAGACGGCATTTAATGTCATTCTGGAAATTTCTGCTGTCTACATCAAGTTAAGTGTAATCAATATACTTAATTCATGGACTATGAAAACACCCCTAAAAATTTCAATCCTGAAATTACTTACATTGGAGAAACCACATATCGGAATCAGAATAAACGATTCGGGATTAAGCAAGATGATCGGCTCATGCATACCTACATGATTGGTAAAACCGGAACTGGAAAATCCACATTAATTGAGAATATGATTATGCAAGATATTCAAGTTGGAAGAGGATGTTGTTTACTAGATCCGCACGGTGATCTCGTTGAGAAGGTGGTGAAAGCCATTCCTGAAAACCGGAAGGGTGATTTAATTTATTTTAATATACCTGATGCTGGTTTAAAGTTGAAATATAACCCATTTAGAAAAGTTAGTATTGAAAAAAGATCATTAGTTGCCTCTGGTATTTTAGATGTTTTCTCAAAATTATGGGATAGTGCTTGGGGTGTTAAGTTGGAGCATATCTTAAGGCACGCAATTCTCACTTTGTTAGATCAGCCTAAAGCTACTATTGCAGACATTGTAGAAATATTATTGAACAAAGATTTCCGGACAGATGCATTAAGGTATGTCAAAAGCGAATCAGTAAAAAAATTCTGGGATCGGGAATTTAAAGAGTATCATAAATACGACCTATTGCCTGTATTGAATAAAATTGGTGGAATGCTTGTTCATCCGGTTATTAAACGAGTTTTAATTGATAATCCGGATGAAGTATCCTTAAGAAAAGCAATGGACGATAAGAAAATTGTTCTGGTAAATCTTTCCAAAGGGCATGTTGGAGCTGATGTCTCACACATACTTGGAGCCTTGTTTATTACTTCAATTGCTTCTGCTTCATTCAGCAGAGTAGATACAGAAGAAGACAAGAGAGTTCCATTTATGGTCTATGTAGATGAATTCCATAATTTTACCACCTTATCACTAATCGGAATGTTTTCTGAGCTTCGTAAGTTTAAAGTTGGAATGACAATGGCTCACCAGTATATGGCTCAACTTGATCCTGATATTAAAAGTGCAGTGCTCGGCAATGCTGGAACTATCATTTCATTCCGTATCGGAACGGAAGACGCAATGTTGATGGCAAAAGAAATGTATCCTGAATTTGATGTTGAGGATTTCATTAATCTACCCAACTACAAAATTTATCTAAAGCTGATGATTGACGGCAAGCCAAGTAGGCCGTTCAGTGCGGTTACTATAATATCTTCTTAATTTGAAGTAATAATCTACCACACTATAAAGAGAGGACAATTTTAGACAAACCTAGAGGTTGTTCAAAAAATACTGGCATAGTCGACAAATTTTTCCTTATTTTTGCGCGGTGAAAAGCTTTACGGTCATATTTAGTTTTTACTTCATGGCTTTGACATGGGTGCCTTGTTGTGATAAAGACGACTGTAAATTTGAGAGTACCGAGAAATACACTCTTGCAACGACCGACCATTCAAGCCATGACAACGACACAGAACACTGTTCTCCTTTTTGTATGTGTGTCTGTTGTGGACAATCGGTAACCAATATTTTTTACCCGATTTTTTCTACAAATCTTGCTCCTCTTTTAACACAAGAGTTTCC from Saprospiraceae bacterium includes:
- a CDS encoding AAA family ATPase, with amino-acid sequence MELIDNAFKQLEKVIEEIKTYDNSIFSEQDSRIKIIDRILIEVLGYRFEDILTEARAGIGFLDYKIIIDNLPKLAIEAKKDGLDFNIDQSYSGRAFNLNGPVFKDKTVQEGLDQSIYYSAHNGIELSCLTNGRTWIVFRSNRLGDGKQVLDGKGFVFSTLESVQHEFKLFYELLSPEGISDLRFRALFQEVEGAEIRKKDFAKSIKDEYSLKVIPKKQHALDFDRVMNEFFSKLTGDSDPDLLKECFVETKESKVADKELLRISEDLIRRVHSLETEQAELLTEIIEKVRTTNRHEFVILIGSKGAGKSTFIQRFFENVIQQDLREQCIVIRIDLGLSDGNLSTIVDWLNTTLLEECERVLYNGKPSFEEIQGMFYFEYDRLRTGNWNKLYERDKDQFKIDFGKHIEERRETRPSEYIKRMIGDITKSRLKVPCLVFDNTDHYSIEFQETVFQYARSIYEREICLVIVPITDKTSWQLSQQGAIQSFENEVLYLPMPKPKKIIEKRIEFIQKRITTTGIEKGRYFLDRGIKLEISNIGEFVKFLQSIFLSDEYVAKWIGHFANYDIRRCLELTKDIIASPHLSLDELLKTYITGHSEENDRKYEIKPYKIKNALIKRVYTSYPINNHPFIQNLFYLTGNLNTSPILSLRALQVLMDRRNERSKEDNYIKVDQILDYFNAMGIDRSITSKHLDLLLKKGLIYSYDPTIINVSDSKKLEISPSGIEHYNWCLHDNEYLFDMIEVTPITEQSIFQNIESNYYSHNRKNVMLTFIDYIQTEDQTFCQVPSHIAYNGQDYILKRLNQRRKQINGWT
- a CDS encoding helix-turn-helix transcriptional regulator — protein: MSSPPNYLKVYRKRSGLIQEDIAFILDLPDYSNISRYEKGQRTPSIELLLLYHHLFNVPIESFFEQESQIIKLKLIQRIIKLVPELKKEQITLKSTQRIKFLEETIKRLTR
- a CDS encoding DUF4268 domain-containing protein — its product is MSLGKLKKVELREGWKHEAMDFTKWLAQEENLLLLSNEIGFDIKLIQTEAKVGSFNVDILGEEENTGHKIIIENQLEITNHDHLGKIITYASGYDARIIIWVVKDVREEHRRAIDWLNENTNEEIGFYLLKIELWQIADSPLAPKFEIISKPNDWAKAVKNSVESTELTDTKIKQLQFWDAFKSYAQQTNTTLRFQKSYPQHWTHISIGSSDCHISLTINSRENLFGVELYIPDNKDLYSKLSGVKSQIEAELSEKLEWMELPEKKASRIKVSYTGYFEQEKNWETYFSWLLGVAEKFKLVFPKYF
- a CDS encoding recombinase family protein; translated protein: MKTTEIEKPYKNHYLSYNRKSTDDVDNQKNSLAYQVSEAIPFAKTNHLSIASVDIDNFCKGGIIRESHTGFKEDEDFEIDASGNVTYKIERPKFLRLIKYLKEGYFKGVIFLCWDRASRNKNDDSVLRKLMKQGVDIRFVQAQYDSDSSAGELHMDVDSMFAQHYSRVISEKVSNQNKKLRQEGICTYRAPVGYLNVGKAEHKPIDPIKAPVIKAMFEKYSEGTWSLHDLTEWAKEQGLTMSPSRRRRTSSEMLSDEEIKLEPICRIPTYQQIHRILSNPFYIGMINDKDSDNGLRLSNSHQPIVSRELFNRVQSILAKKRVSVHYTEKLKLPYRGMIRCGSCQRIYTPYVQKGITYYGARCEKNCLNPNKSINAKFIEGKVGELMSKLYYSEQELEEIDKLLKTDLKILESKRQKSLEQTERQKSKVREDLAYLRENRLPLLKSTVYTPESFIQEESKLMERLQNLHNEENASDIAIDEVVKDLVILSELLKDAYLYYYYALPFEKEELMQKVFSELNLFDDTLTYKAKNGFKLLERSEHTLCGSSVWVSELIMLHSLVKISITELRGFAI
- a CDS encoding type IV secretion system DNA-binding domain-containing protein; protein product: MDYENTPKNFNPEITYIGETTYRNQNKRFGIKQDDRLMHTYMIGKTGTGKSTLIENMIMQDIQVGRGCCLLDPHGDLVEKVVKAIPENRKGDLIYFNIPDAGLKLKYNPFRKVSIEKRSLVASGILDVFSKLWDSAWGVKLEHILRHAILTLLDQPKATIADIVEILLNKDFRTDALRYVKSESVKKFWDREFKEYHKYDLLPVLNKIGGMLVHPVIKRVLIDNPDEVSLRKAMDDKKIVLVNLSKGHVGADVSHILGALFITSIASASFSRVDTEEDKRVPFMVYVDEFHNFTTLSLIGMFSELRKFKVGMTMAHQYMAQLDPDIKSAVLGNAGTIISFRIGTEDAMLMAKEMYPEFDVEDFINLPNYKIYLKLMIDGKPSRPFSAVTIISS